One Lagopus muta isolate bLagMut1 chromosome 10, bLagMut1 primary, whole genome shotgun sequence DNA segment encodes these proteins:
- the LRRC49 gene encoding leucine-rich repeat-containing protein 49 isoform X3 has protein sequence MVPSKCRPGRGSRAAPGPAGSCGLQLLIQTSAIPSKTKPFDFKISKEPSSLHSRLLQHDLEKSYSGRQGDPRVLSPLVRNKQLYLPVPSTLTELSGLEFKQSTGSLSGFGESSIHAKPRSRQSSHSISSHASDSANFGSSSSITFPVLQRTAEEKILNSDRLTLERQKLTVCPVIDGEDHLRLLNFQHNFITRIQNISNLQHLVFLDLYDNQIEEISGLSTLRSLRVLLLGKNRIKKISNLENLKNLDVLDLHGNQISKIENINHLSELRVLNLARNLLSIVENLNGLDSLTELNLRHNQVSAIKDVDTLPRLQRLFLSFNNISSFEDILCLADSSSLSDITLDGNPIAQETWYKHTVLHHMMQLRQLDMKRITEEERRMASVAARKEEERKRESHKQSLLKEKKRLTICNIARQWEIQQNRIDLVASLNQDKDNQPCPINGSAAYVFPEESRSLDTILNSAVQGLSVLESHLVELEGDTLYLYGSGALECLDRNWSVQTAGTVVTVSFVFIEYDEIVQVLTKLKIKFPNSVHLKFKETNLVTLQQFNALAQLHRMEQLTVDPQGNPVVNFTLWKYYVLFRLNHFNLQKINGIEVTQDDVVMAERLFGILAYVASSELPRYRLLSSFGESR, from the exons ATGGTGCCCAGCAAGTGCCGGCCCGGCAGGGGCTCGCGGGCCGCGCCCGGCCCG GCCGGTAGCTGCGGGCTCCAGCTGCTGATCCAGACATCCGCGATACCCAGTAAAACCAAGCCa TTTGACTTCAAGATAAGTAAAGAACCCTCGTCTCTCCACAGCAGACTTTTGCAGCACGACCTGGAAAAAAGCTATTCAGGAAGGCAAG GAGACCCAAGAGTGTTGAGCCCTTTGGTGCGCAATAAGCAGCTGTATCTTCCAGTGCCATCCACCCTGACTGAGCTTTCTGGTTTGGAGTTCAAGCAAAGCACGGGTTCTTTATCTGGATTTGGGGAGTCTTCTATACATGCAAAACCCAGATCCCGACAAAGCAGTCACAGTATTAGTTCACATGCTTCAG ATAGCGCAAATTTTGGGAGCAGTTCATCAATAACATTTCCTGTCTTGCAACGTactgctgaggaaaaaatactgaactCGGATAGACTCACCCTGGAAAG GCAgaagctgacagtgtgcccagttATCGATGGAGAAGATCACCTTCGCCTTTTGAATTTCCAGCACAACTTTATAACCCGGATCCAGAATATTTCCAACCTGCAGCATCTTGTTTTCTTAGATTTGTATGATAACCAGATCGAGGAAATAAGCGGGCTTTCAACTCTGAGATCCCTGAGAGTTCTTCTTTTGGGGAAGAACAG aataaagAAGATCTCAAATCTGGAGAACCTAAAAAATCTTGATGTTTTGGATCTTCATGGAAATCAG ATCtctaaaatagaaaacatcaaCCATTTGAGTGAACTGAGAGTGTTAAACCTCGCCAGAAACCTTCTGTCCATTGTAGAAAATCTCAACGGACTGGATTCACTCACGGAGCTCAACCTTCGTCATAATCAAGTCTCTGCTATA AAAGATGTGGATACTTTGCCCCGTCTCCAGCGTCTGTTCCTCAGCTTCAACAATATATCTAG TTTTGAGGATATTCTGTGCCTTGCTGATTCCTCATCTTTGTCAGATATCACCCTTGATGGCAATCCAATAGCTCAGGAGACATGGTACAAACACACTGTTCTCCATCATATGATGCAGCTCCGACAGCTAGATATGAAGAGAATCACA GAAGAGGAAAGACGCATGGCATCTGTTgcagcaaggaaagaagaagaaaggaagcgTGAAAGTCATAAACAGAGCTTGCTTAAG GAAAAGAAACGGTTAACAATTTGTAATATTGCTCGCCAGTGGGAGATACAGCAGAATCGAATAGATCTTGTGGCTTCTTTAAACCAAGATAAAGATAACCAGCCTTGTCCGATCAATGGCAGTGCTGCATATGTATTTCCTGAAGAAAGCAG GTCTCTTGATACAATATTGAACAGTGCAGTTCAAGGCTTGTCTGTCCTTGAGTCTCATCTGGTGGAACTGGAAGGAGACACTCTTTACTTGTATGGTTCTGGAGCACTGGAGTGCTTGGATCGGAACTGGAGTGTTCAAACAGCTGGAACTGTTGTCACAGTCTCCTTTGTGTTCATAGAATATGATGAAATTGTGCAAGTGTTaacaaaactgaagataaaattTCCTAATTCTGTG cacCTGAAGTTCAAGGAGACGAATCTTGTGACGCTGCAGCAGTTCAATGCATTAGCCCAGCTGCATCGCATGGAACAGTTAACAGTTGATCCGCAGGGAAATCCAGTTGTCAACTTTACTCTGTGGAAATACTATGTTCTCTTTAGATTGAACCATTTTAATCTGCAGAAGATAAATGGAATTGAG